The Brienomyrus brachyistius isolate T26 unplaced genomic scaffold, BBRACH_0.4 scaffold160, whole genome shotgun sequence genome window below encodes:
- the LOC125728119 gene encoding splicing factor U2AF 65 kDa subunit-like, producing the protein MSDFDEFEKQLSENRQEREKERHKKRSRSRSLSRGEKHRRWSKDSRGRSHEKRSSSRDRKGRDRRSSSREHKKHSYSPRRSRKKRTYKYWDVPPPGFEHITPMQYKAMQAAGQIPTIALLATSTTSGVAVTPTQVPMVGSQMTRQARRLYVGNIPFGLTEEAMADFFNTQMRLAGLCQGPTNPVLAVQINQDKNFAFLEFRSVDETTQAMAFDGIIFQGQSLKIRRPHDYRPLPGISEQPAFHVPGVVSTVVPDSPHKLFVGGLPNYLSDDQVKELLTSFGPLKAFNLVKDSATSLSKGYAFCEYVDISATDQAVAGLNGMQLGDKKLIVQRASVGAKNANAVSICPRLPPSAIIETPVTLQVPGLQRLQSSGMPTEVLCLLNMVMPEELVDDEDYEEILEDIREECCKYGNVRSIEIPRPVDSVEVPGCGKVGPVLSCTSGKKKTSVGTKHRLMGAFLAQKCFENGIIFCVRKTI; encoded by the exons atgtccgatttcgatgagtttgagaagcagttaagcgaaaatcggcaag agcgggagaaggagcgacacaagaagcgtagccgcagccggtctctgagccgtggcgagaagcaccgccgctggagcaaggactccagggggcggagtcacgagaagcgcagcagcagccgcgaccgcaagggtcgtgaccgacggagcagctcacgcgagcacaagaagcacag ctactctcctcggagaagccgtaagaaaaggacatacaagtactgggatgttccccctccgggattcgagcacatcacccccatgcagtacaaggcaatgcaag ctgcagggcagatccccacgatagctttactggcaacatccaccaccagcggcgtggcagtgacgcccacccaggtgccgatggtcggcagccagatgacccggcaggccaggcggctttatgtcggcaacatccccttcggcctgacggag gaggccatggcggatttcttcaatacccagatgcgattggctggcttatgtcaaggtcccaccaatcccgtcctcgctgttcagataaaccaggacaagaactttgccttccttgaa tttcggtccgtggatgagaccacgcaggcaatggccttcgacggcatcattttccagggtcagtcgttaaaaatcaggcggccccacgactatcgccccctgcctggcatctcagagcagcccgccttccacgtaccag gggtcgtctccaccgtggttccagactcgccacacaagctctttgtcggaggcctgcccaactatctcagtgacgatcag gtgaaggaactcttgacgtcgttcggacctcttaaggccttcaaccttgtgaaggacagtgccacgtcactgtctaagggttatgctttctgtgaatacgtggacatcagtgccactgaccag gccgtggctggactcaatggcatgcagctcggagacaagaagctcatcgtccagcgggcaagcgtgggggctaagaatgccaacgctgtgagtatttgccctcggctgccgcctt cggccatcatcgagacgccggtgacgctgcaggttccagggctgcagcggctgcagagctccggcatgcccacggaggtgctgtgcctcctcaacatggtcatgcccgaggagctggtggacgacgaggactacgaggagatcctggaggacatccgggaggagtgttgcaagtacggcaacgtgcgctccatcgagattccgcggcccgtcgatagcgtggaggtgcctggctgtggcaaggtgggacccgtactctcctgtaccagtggcaaaaagaagacctctgtaggcactaagcacaggctcatgggagcatttcttgcacaaaagtgttttgaaaacggaataattttttgtgtaagaaaaacaatctga